TGAAACAATGTTAGCAACCGGAGCAAATCGCTTCCGTTCATTCCGTGCCGCAATCTTTCCGCAAGTAATTCCTCATATTTTATCAACTGTTTTTTATGCCTTAGAAACTAATCTTCGTTATATTTCAATTATCGGATTAGTGGCAAAAGTTGGAATTGGGAATTTAATTGACAATAATGCTCAATTACAGCAATGAGATCGTGTTGGTTGATTATTATTTCTGTTAATTTTAACAATAGTTTGTTTAGAGATTTTAATCTATGTCTTACGAAAATGAGTTATTTTTGACCAAGATAAAATTTTAGATGAAAAAGAACGCAAAAAAATGTTAAATCCAACCCTTCGTCGCACAAGAAAAAATAATTTATTATTTTATTATAATGAGATTATTCTTGCCGATTGAAAAAATAAAAAAGAAGGTCTTTATAAACAATATCAGCAAAAAGCAATAACAAAAGAACAGTTTACCGTTAAAAAAGAGGCATTAAAACTGGAACGTAAAACTTTAATTACCCAGGCAAAAAAAGAATACTTTGAACGCTTAGCTATTGATCAGCAAAAATTTTTAGAAATTAAATCAGCTTATCCAGCAACCCCTAAAAAATGATTTATATATAGTGAAAAAGTTGGACAACTAGTTCGCTATGACAAACTTTATTTAGCAGAATTTGCCGTTGAAATGACTTATCAAAAACAAAAATTATTACAAGAAACAAAACAAGCAATAAACCTAAAACATGACCAGTTTATTGCAAATTTAACTGTAGAAAAAGTTTATCAAAAACAACCATTTGGTTGAATTAAAAGAGTTGTTTTAATTGCAATTATGTTTGGGTTATTTATCTATTCTTTAACTACAATTGAATGAGGCTTAGCAAATTCTGAAACAATTGCTAAAACGTTGCAAAACATTGCTCGAATGTTTGATATTTCCTGATGAACTTTATTTGGTACAGAAAATGGTGCTGGGAGTACAGTTCCCTACTCAGTAATTTACTTAATTTGAGAAACAATTATGATTGCCGCGGTTGGAACTTTTATTGGGGTTATTATCGCTCTAATCCTAGGAACTTTGGGATCAGAAAACGTTGTCAATAAATATGTTGCAAAAATCTTTGTTATTATTGCCACTGTTATTCGCCCAATTCCATCATATTTATATGCTATTATTCTTATTTCCTTAACAGGAATTGGTGAATTCACCGGCGCTTTAGCATTAGCAATTGCAACAGCTGGAATGTTATCAAAATATATCCGAGAAATGTTTGATGATGTTGATATGAATATTGTTAAAACGTTGGCGGCAACTGGGCTAACAAATGGCCAAAAATTCCGTTATGGGGTCTTGCCACAAGTTAATTCTGGAATTATGTCATGAATTATCTATCGTTTTGAAATTAATATTAAAGAAGCGACACTATTAGGAATTGTTGGAGCTGGAAATATGGGGTATGTCTTACAAGCATACTTTAACAGTGGCCTATTTGAAGACTTTGGCGCATTGCTATTTGGAATTATTATTATTTCATTATTATTAGAATGACTTTCAAATGTTGTACGAGACAAAATTAACTATAATCGTGATCCTAAAACAGTACATTGATTAAAAA
The Spiroplasma chrysopicola DF-1 genome window above contains:
- a CDS encoding PhnE/PtxC family ABC transporter permease; its protein translation is MFRRKLTALSSTKPLVINHHPVYRPKKIFFWSLFIVIVVLVILGFQFISPDWGEFFTSFAGLGERIKELLHWDFNAFKEIPAIGQQKSFLARSFISIWDTIVMALSGTVIGIIIAVPVSILASKNIINNTFFNRFCKILLAIFRTIPSFAYALILVGFFGFNNLTVSIAVAIFTFAISAKMLYDKIEQVKMAPFETMLATGANRFRSFRAAIFPQVIPHILSTVFYALETNLRYISIIGLVAKVGIGNLIDNNAQLQQWDRVGWLLFLLILTIVCLEILIYVLRKWVIFDQDKILDEKERKKMLNPTLRRTRKNNLLFYYNEIILADWKNKKEGLYKQYQQKAITKEQFTVKKEALKLERKTLITQAKKEYFERLAIDQQKFLEIKSAYPATPKKWFIYSEKVGQLVRYDKLYLAEFAVEMTYQKQKLLQETKQAINLKHDQFIANLTVEKVYQKQPFGWIKRVVLIAIMFGLFIYSLTTIEWGLANSETIAKTLQNIARMFDISWWTLFGTENGAGSTVPYSVIYLIWETIMIAAVGTFIGVIIALILGTLGSENVVNKYVAKIFVIIATVIRPIPSYLYAIILISLTGIGEFTGALALAIATAGMLSKYIREMFDDVDMNIVKTLAATGLTNGQKFRYGVLPQVNSGIMSWIIYRFEINIKEATLLGIVGAGNMGYVLQAYFNSGLFEDFGALLFGIIIISLLLEWLSNVVRDKINYNRDPKTVHWLKKVIRRTEAPSYAINAKMLGYTTTDVPFNELKALYILTNINIFRTAWKIKKIEKISWTKAYQLSYCQTFNIKADKTTANLKELIKEHNGQYNDAIKKVKENRHYEIKQIKLKQDSQIKKLKIKFKKDWKNNNKCKERWELWKQFRLDCQLIKATSKHKKLSHI